A single region of the Malaclemys terrapin pileata isolate rMalTer1 chromosome 4, rMalTer1.hap1, whole genome shotgun sequence genome encodes:
- the LOC128837045 gene encoding maestro heat-like repeat-containing protein family member 7 has product MHNERVNNQGDTPASFSPVRYAVDAMQALLQCAGYRDQTTFIHKQGGWGMLVNADMHHEGVLVLARAMVSVSFQERCWIFQELMAILNCRDDRRYIPAMAFFIQLLQCPDLGNKQEDAILDHLSGQLRDPNTVVRWLALKGLLNLSLCPEKVGKLQRLLPEVLEQLQEVDRDIIAEAITVLKNILAGMDRQSASRAAVQVAEKLLPFIDDVTSRLRVLSITLFKHLLELVRGLDRRRMKAHVLQSLVPLLLLVHDERPNVSQVCWDTLSSAAEFLKWHQLGGFIQRKDIWQSCDCLLTRYKGRANNFLCQTMAFLENPQTPLRQAAIRFIGLAARQLDQRSQDKLDAICNDLKGLQQDSNSSVQSLASQTIFILEAFKNHPPAHSSLWTCFHRIRTMCTKESPVIEAAQLP; this is encoded by the exons ATGCATAACGAGAGGGTGAATAACCAGGGGGACACGCCTGCATCCTTCAGCCCTGTCAG GTATGCGGTGGATGCCATGCAAGCCTTGCTCCAATGTGCTGGCTACAGGGACCAGACCACGTTCATCCACAAGCAGGGTGGCTGGGGCATGCTCGTGAACGCCGACATGCACCACGAAGGCGTCTTGGTGCTTGCCCG GGCCATGGTTTCGGTCAGTTTCCAGGAGCGTTGCTGGATTTTCCAGGAGCTGATGGCCATCCTCAACTGCAGGGATGATAGGCGGTACATCCCGGCCATGGCGTTCTTCATTCAG CTCCTCcagtgccctgaccttggcaataagcaggaagacgCCATCCTGGACCACTTGAGTGGGCAGCTGAGAGACCCCAACACTGTGGTGCGCTGGCTGGCGCTCAAAGGCCTCCTGAACCTGTCCCTGTGCCCAGAGAag GTGGGGAAACTCCAGCGTCTGCTGCCAGAGGTCCTGGAGCAACTACAGGAGGTAGACAGGGACATCATCGCCGAGGCCATCACCGTTCTGAAAAACATCCTTGCCGGCATGGACAGGCAGAGCGCCAGCCGCGCGGCTGTGCAAGTGGCTGAGAAACTCCTGCCTTTCATTGATGAT GTGACCAGCAGGCTCCGGGTGCTCTCCATCACCCTCTTTAAACACCTGCTGGAGCTTGTAAGGGGGCTCGACAGGAGGCGGATGAAGGCGCATGTGCTCCAGAGCCTGGTCCCGCTGCTCCTCCTTGTGCATGATGAGCGTCCCAACGTGTCCCAG GTGTGTTGGGACACCCTCAGCAGTGCGGCAGAATTCCTGAAGTGGCACCAGCTTGGTGGCTTCATCCAGCGCAAGGATATCTGGCAAAGCTGTGACTGCCTG CTGACGCGCTACAAGGGGAGAGCCAACAACTTTCTGTGCCAGACCATGGCCTTTCTGGAGAACCCACAGACTCCACTTAGACAAGCGGCCATCAGGTTCATAG GGCTCGCTGCCCGGCAGCTGGACCAGAGGAGCCAGGACAAGCTGGATGCCATCTGCAACG ACCTCAAAGGCTTGCAGCAGGACAGCAACTCCTCGGTCCAAAGCCTGGCTTCTCAGACCATCTTCATCCTGGAGGCGTTCAAGAACCACCCGCCAGCCCACAGCAGCCTATGGACATGCTTTCATAGGATAAGAACAATGTGCACTAAGGAGAGCCCGGTCATTGAAGCTGCCCAGCTGCCCTAG